In Bernardetia sp., the genomic window TGGACAGATGCCAAAGAACACAAATTTATTGAGGAATCTGGGACGATGAACATTATGTTCGTTATTGATGGAAAAATTGTAACACCACCAGCAGGAGACACTATTTTGAAAGGCATTACTCGTAAGAGCTTGGTTGTGTTAGCAAAAGATTTGGGTTATGAAGTAGAAGAACGCCCAATCACAGTAGATGAAGTGATGGAGGCTATCAAAAACGAATCACTCACAGAAGCCTTTGGCGTAGGTACAGCAGCCGTAATTTCACAGATTGCAGCCATTGGATTAGACGGCACAGATTACGAACTTCCAGCCGTTGAGACAAGAAAAATTAGTAACCACCTTCTAAAAGAACTCAAAGCTCTTCGTTCGGCAGAAATAGAAGACCGTTTTGGATGGATGGAAAAAGTTTAATTAACTAAACTAATTAATTTTTAATGATTAGTGATGAACGCATTGTATTTTTTTATGGATATGATGCGTTTTTTCAGTTTTTACATTAACATAAAAACATAACTAAAAAATGATTTTTGCTACAAAACTCAGTGGGGAGCAAGTTGAACTTGATTATAAACATATTGAGCCTTTGAGAAAAGAAATTTTATATTACTTCGACCAAAATATAGGAGATATAAAAAATGCTTATGTTCCCGAGTCTGATTATACGTACAATTACTGGGAGTATTTGAATATTGAAGGAACTGATTTATACAAACAAGATGAAAATTTCTTTATCGATGGCTGTCTATTAATTACTAATGCAATGGTTTGTGAGTATATAAATATTCCTAGTGGCAATCAACAAGTATTCAAGACTACAACACTTCAAGAAATTACTGATTATGTTTCTGCTTTTAAGCCGAAAGAAGATTATCAGCATGAAGCAAAAATAATAACTTTAACAGGATTGAAGATAGCTAAATCAATATCAGATAAACTAGATATATTAGAAGATATCTCAGAAACTCAAAACCCTAGATTACTGTCCTTCTATGAAGGGGCTAAATGGTTAGATGAAAAAGTAATAGGAGGTTATCTCTCTGAACGAGTAAAAAGATTTTACAATAAGATATAAATCTGTAGTGTAATAAAAATTACGAGTATTTGATGTTCTATGAACTACAAAACAAAACAATAAGGTAATTATGAAAATCGTATCAAAGTACAAAGATTATTACGACAGCGTGGTAGCCTACGGACAAGATTCAGAAACTCTATACATACGACATACAGAGAAGCGAGTTCTAAAAAATGTTGGTTCGTTAAAAGGCTTTTTACCTATTTATTTAGACGAGATAGTGGTACATCATAACGAAACTTATGAAGTTCATCAAATTGTTATTGGATTTTGTGGAAAATTATATCCATGTATTTTACTAAAAAGCATAGGGTTAAAACAATTTAAAAATAAAGTATTTTATTCTGCACAAGACTTGGATGAATATTTTGATAAGCTCACAAGCAGCAATAAACATATAGAATTTGTAGAATATTATGACCAAGGTGTCCGTCCCTCTTTATCAGAATTAGAAAAATACTTTGAGAATATTGCCTATGCGAAAGACTATACAAATTGGTTTACTAGCATAAACTGTCCTGTTTTTACCATTAACAACAAACTATTCAAAAAAGAAGACTACGAAAATGTTAGGTTAAATAATGAGTTTCCAGTAGAAGCAAATTCAAAGCTAAAAGATTTAGAATTTTATAAAGTAAAAGATGCTTTTACCTGTTTTCAAGAAATATCGCAGTTTATAAGTGGAGTTCTGGCTGATAAAGAGACGAAAAGCAGTGAAATAAGCAACTTAGACAAAATCAGAAAAAGGGGATTTGATGAAAAATATAGCTTTCGGAAAGAGTCTAAGAAAAATAAATGAAATAAGGAATATTTTTTTTTACCTCAGAGCTAAATTAAAAAAGTATAATCAATGAAATATCTAAAAGACAACGAAAAATTATTTATTTACACCTTTTTATTTCAATACAATGACCATCATTAAAAATATAGTAATTTTTGTTCTAGGATTAACTTTATTCTCTTGTGGAAATCAGCAATTAGATGCTTCTAAAGATTTGGAAGAAAGAGATTCTAGTAATAATACTTCAAAAGAAAGTAGTCAAGAGAAGGACAATTCAACCGAAAATAAATCACCACTTCAAGTGGAAGTAGACAACGCCTTACGAAATGAGTCTATTGATAATTATTACAAAGATATTTACAATAAAGAGAGACTGGTTTCATCTGATGATAACAAAATGCTTTCTATAACTGACAGCCTTTTTACAGACAACCCCAAAACTGATGTATTTTATTTCATAGTCTTTACCAAGTCTATGAATGGTTCAGATGGTTTTTATTCAGAAGCACTTGGAGAATCGTCTTTTAATTTTGTTACTAAAAACACTGAAACGTTTGTAGATTACTTCAATGTAGCTCCTAAGCTAACAGAAAAAGATATGGATAACTGGGCTAAATATATTCTAGGAGAAATTAAGATTACAAGAGAAGGAGATGAGGAAAAAGCTATTCAAGAGCTTGAAAACATTCTATTCAACAATATTGCAAGAAAAAGAAAAGAATATAGACCCATAATAGAAAGTTTAATAGAAAAGATAAAAAATCTTGATAACAAACCTCATAATGGTTGATTTTTGACTCTAAACTTTCTAGCCTTTCTATTTCTAAAGACTTAACAGATTTGAAAGAATGGGAAATCAATTTTGTAGAGAAAAAATATTTTATAAACTACACAATTGGTGTAAAAGATTGGCAACCTCTTTACTTTGAAATATCAGCTTAAATGAAACAGTTCTATTTGAACACTCAATCTAATTAGATATGAAAGACATTTTCCTACTACTATTATCTCTGTCTATTATCTCTTGTAATCCAGTCAGCACAAAGACAAAAACTATTGGTATTCAAGGCTTTGGAAATGTAGATAAATATTTAACTGATACGATAAAACAGACTATTTTAGATGTTTATGATTTTGATGAAGTAATTATCTTGAAAAATAAGCCGTTACCAAAATCTGCATTCATAAATATAAAATCTCCTAGATATAGAGCTGATTCAATTCTAAAAGTTTTAAAAAGAGAAATTCCAGATTCAATAGATTATATAATTGGAGTAACCAATAAAGACATATCAACTACAAAAAGAGATAGAGATGGAAATATTTTGAAACCAGAAAATAAATATACCGACTGGGGCATTTTTGGTTTGGGTTACAGACCGGGAGTGAGTTGTGTAGTATCCACTTATAGAATAAAATCAGCAGGAAGAAAAAAGTTTATTACTAGACTAAAAAAAATATGTATGCACGAGATAGGACACAATCTAGGATTAAAACATTGCACTCATGATAATAAATGTGTTATGCGAGATGCTGCCGAAACTATCAAAACAGTAGATAATGTTGATTTGAAACTGTATAGTTATTGCTCTTCATTAGTAGGCGAATAAAAAAACCTCATCAAATTCAAAGAATCTGATGAGGTTTTGCAATTAATCACTAATAATTAGCTTCGCTGAATGAATATTTTACAATTAAATCGTTCTTGTTACATCGAAGTTTTCTAAGTAATCAGCAACTCGTCTTACAAATTTTCCTCCTAAAGCACCATCTACAACTCTATGGTCGTAAGAGTGAGAAAGATACATCATGTGGCGAATACCTATCATATCGCCTTGTTCTGTTTCTACAACGGCTGGCTTCTTAACAATCGCTCCAACAGACATAATGGCTACCTGTGGCTGCATAATGATTGGTGTACCGAGCATATTTCCGAACGAACCAATATTTGAAAGTGTATAAGTACCTCCAGAAAGGTCGTCTGGAGAAAGTTTATTATTTCTTGCTTTCTCTACAAGCTCACTTACTTTTCTAGTAATTCCTAGAAGGTTGAGTTCGTTGGTGTTATGAATTACAGGGACAAT contains:
- a CDS encoding matrixin family metalloprotease, with amino-acid sequence MKDIFLLLLSLSIISCNPVSTKTKTIGIQGFGNVDKYLTDTIKQTILDVYDFDEVIILKNKPLPKSAFINIKSPRYRADSILKVLKREIPDSIDYIIGVTNKDISTTKRDRDGNILKPENKYTDWGIFGLGYRPGVSCVVSTYRIKSAGRKKFITRLKKICMHEIGHNLGLKHCTHDNKCVMRDAAETIKTVDNVDLKLYSYCSSLVGE